DNA from Synechococcus sp. CBW1108:
TGCGACCAGCCAGCGGGTTGCCCCGTGTCACCCCAGGTGTCCGGCTGCTTCAACGCCAAGGACCGTTCGGGAGCCCTGCGATTCGGTGTCACTGCCGAGTGCTCCGTGGGAACCGGCTGCTCGGTGCTGCTGCCCAAGGATCGGGATGGGCGTCGAACTCAGAGCTGGTCAAGCCAGAGGGCCTGGGCCTCCCAGGAAGCCGTTGCCCTGCTGGTAGACCATTCACCCCAGAACCCACACCTTGATTGGTATCTGTCTGCCATCTTTCCCGAGCGGTTCATGCCTCCAGCTTCGTCATCAGCCTGCGCTGCAACGTGGTCACTGCAGTTGATCCGAGGCCCATTCGAGCAGTTCTTCCGCCGCCAGTAGGGCGGATGCGCCATCTTCGGGCCCGAACACCTCGGCAGGCAGCTCATCACCCAGAGCATCCGGGTAGCGGGTGGGGGCATAGAGCTTGTCCAGCACCCGGGCCTGGCGTTGCCAGTGTTGAGCGTGAGCCTGATCCAGCTCGTGCAACAGAGCCTTCAGCGAATGGCTGCGCAGGTCACGGTCGTCGGCCGCCAGCAACGCCTTGATGGCCTTCTCACCCACCTGCTGGGCAAGAAAGCAGGCCTGGGCCGCTTGGCCTCCCTCCTGGAGAAGGCGAGCCGCCCGCAGATCATCCTGGGCCTGACGCAGCCAGAGGCTGGCCCGGTGGCGGGCGCTTTCCTGGCTCATGGGAAGCGGCTGCCCATGAGCAGCGGGATCGCTTCGGCCCGCAGCGTGCGCCAGAACGGGGCATCCGCATGACGAGCCAGCAGCTGGGGCGTCGCCACCAGTGGCTGCAGTGGCAGCCGGCAGTGCTGCAGCGCCTCCAGCACGGCGTCGTACGCATCGAGAAGCCGGCAGTGCTCGAGGCCCATCACCAGCAGATCGATATCCGAGCGACGGCTGGCCGTGCCCCGCGCCCAGCTACCGAACAGCCAGAGACCCTTCGGGCGGACCCGCAGCACCAGGGTTTCCAGGGCCGGCAGCAGTTCGGGCCTCAGCAGAGCTGGCAGGTTGTCGCTCTCAATCCTGCCGCCGAACCTCGGCAGACCATCTACAG
Protein-coding regions in this window:
- a CDS encoding HEPN domain-containing protein encodes the protein MSQESARHRASLWLRQAQDDLRAARLLQEGGQAAQACFLAQQVGEKAIKALLAADDRDLRSHSLKALLHELDQAHAQHWQRQARVLDKLYAPTRYPDALGDELPAEVFGPEDGASALLAAEELLEWASDQLQ
- a CDS encoding nucleotidyltransferase domain-containing protein, with product MITAGASERGRSESAVDGLPRFGGRIESDNLPALLRPELLPALETLVLRVRPKGLWLFGSWARGTASRRSDIDLLVMGLEHCRLLDAYDAVLEALQHCRLPLQPLVATPQLLARHADAPFWRTLRAEAIPLLMGSRFP